The proteins below are encoded in one region of Ereboglobus luteus:
- a CDS encoding M42 family metallopeptidase: MSKYTAPEFLTDLLHARSPSGYEFEAQKAFDKHVKTHADVYEKDAMGNRLATLNPKGDPVLMLAGHMDELGLLITYVNKDGYLYFQTIGGHDRTVISGRRVIIQTANGPVKGVTGKRAIHLMDEADRKKVPEIHEIWIDIGARSKKDALARVSIGDCATYDHEFELINGSIGAARAFDNKVGAYAVGEVIRRLAKQKKKLAAKVVSVATSQEEIGTRGAATSVYAVNPHIAIAIDVGHATDHPDCDNRKYGETTLGGGPIICRGANINPKVYDRLVKCAKKLRIPYQLEADPRPTGTDARALQMGRGGVATGLISVPLRYMHTPSEMVDLEDVEACVKLLAAFALSLEKGDYAHW; the protein is encoded by the coding sequence ATGAGCAAATACACAGCCCCCGAATTCCTCACCGACCTTCTCCACGCCCGTTCTCCCTCGGGCTACGAATTCGAAGCCCAAAAAGCTTTCGACAAACACGTCAAAACTCACGCCGACGTTTACGAAAAGGACGCCATGGGCAACCGCCTCGCCACGCTCAATCCCAAGGGCGACCCCGTCCTCATGCTCGCCGGTCACATGGACGAGCTCGGCCTCCTCATCACCTACGTCAACAAGGACGGCTACCTCTACTTCCAAACCATCGGCGGGCACGACCGCACCGTCATCTCCGGGCGCCGCGTCATCATCCAAACCGCCAACGGCCCCGTGAAAGGCGTCACCGGAAAACGAGCCATTCACCTCATGGACGAGGCCGACCGCAAAAAAGTCCCCGAGATTCACGAAATCTGGATCGACATCGGCGCGCGTTCCAAAAAAGACGCGCTCGCCCGCGTTTCCATCGGCGACTGCGCAACCTACGACCACGAGTTCGAGCTCATCAACGGCAGCATCGGCGCCGCCCGCGCCTTCGACAACAAAGTCGGCGCCTATGCCGTCGGCGAAGTCATTCGCCGACTCGCCAAACAAAAGAAAAAACTCGCGGCCAAAGTCGTCTCCGTTGCGACCTCGCAGGAGGAAATTGGCACGCGCGGCGCCGCGACCTCCGTCTATGCCGTCAACCCGCACATCGCCATTGCCATCGACGTCGGCCACGCGACCGACCACCCCGATTGCGACAATCGCAAATACGGCGAAACCACGCTTGGCGGCGGCCCGATCATTTGCCGTGGCGCGAACATCAACCCGAAAGTTTACGACCGCCTCGTCAAGTGCGCCAAAAAACTCCGCATCCCCTACCAGCTTGAGGCCGATCCGCGCCCGACCGGCACCGACGCCCGCGCGCTGCAAATGGGCCGTGGTGGAGTCGCCACTGGCCTGATCTCCGTCCCTCTCCGCTACATGCACACCCCGAGCGAAATGGTCGATCTTGAGGACGTCGAAGCCTGCGTAAAACTCCTAGCCGCCTTCGCTCTCTCCCTCGAAAAAGGCGACTACGCGCATTGGTGA
- a CDS encoding RDD family protein: MKKILHLFTLLGAFSVLSCGVLQSQDNTPAEPQALPPTEAASGETPPAPDAQPASDTTAGDDEKPAKPEKKKRKSRDRASASRASGEIVTFFSDAIVPKDKKVESAVAVFGDVRVDGSANEAVAVIGSVTANSKVHEAVSIVGSTTVNGGAREAVAVVGNVYVNSHVTGQVVAVGGGVELGPDARVDGQVVALGGGIKRDESAIIGGEIVEMKLFNDINGFNVWITQAIAKGRLLAFDSALVWAWIIAGGFLLCYLLTALFVPKAVTAGAEALEQRPGGAFLAALLTAIIAPILVVLLAATGVGIFILVFAKLALALVGKAAFLAWIGHRARITHPLFAVLFGGVALALLYCVPVLGIVMWKFSSFLGAGMVVYAALLALRRRRDERDAARVEMAAAAAANPAQSGEPPVITGTEIVTSQTAASFATRAGFWVRAGALLIDFVLIAIVANVCHMGVLMLPLFAVYCVVMWALRGTTIGGIICGLKVVRLDGRRVDWVTAIVRALGGFISVAPAGLGFIWAAFDDERQAWHDKIAGTVVVYAPKGQSLV, encoded by the coding sequence ATGAAAAAAATCTTACATCTTTTCACACTGCTGGGCGCATTCAGCGTCCTCTCATGCGGCGTGCTTCAATCGCAGGACAACACGCCAGCGGAGCCCCAAGCTCTGCCGCCAACGGAAGCCGCATCGGGAGAAACTCCTCCCGCGCCGGATGCGCAACCCGCTTCCGATACGACAGCCGGCGATGATGAAAAACCGGCCAAACCCGAAAAGAAGAAACGGAAATCGCGCGACCGCGCCTCTGCTTCACGAGCCAGCGGAGAGATCGTGACCTTTTTTTCCGACGCCATTGTTCCCAAGGATAAAAAAGTGGAATCCGCCGTTGCGGTTTTCGGTGATGTGCGGGTTGACGGCAGCGCGAACGAGGCGGTTGCGGTCATCGGTTCGGTCACGGCCAACTCAAAAGTGCACGAGGCGGTTTCGATTGTCGGCTCCACGACTGTCAACGGCGGAGCAAGAGAGGCGGTCGCGGTTGTGGGCAATGTCTATGTGAACAGTCACGTGACGGGGCAGGTCGTTGCCGTCGGCGGAGGCGTGGAGCTTGGCCCGGACGCGCGCGTGGACGGCCAGGTTGTCGCGCTCGGCGGCGGCATTAAGCGCGACGAATCGGCGATTATCGGTGGGGAGATCGTGGAGATGAAGCTGTTCAACGACATCAACGGTTTTAACGTGTGGATCACGCAAGCGATTGCGAAGGGGCGCCTGCTCGCGTTCGATTCGGCGCTTGTGTGGGCGTGGATTATCGCGGGTGGTTTCCTGCTGTGCTATTTGCTCACGGCGTTGTTTGTCCCGAAGGCGGTCACCGCGGGCGCGGAGGCGCTGGAGCAGCGTCCCGGCGGCGCTTTTCTGGCGGCGCTGCTCACCGCGATCATAGCGCCGATACTCGTGGTGCTGCTGGCCGCGACCGGCGTCGGCATTTTCATTTTGGTTTTTGCAAAACTCGCGCTCGCCCTGGTGGGCAAGGCGGCGTTTCTCGCATGGATCGGACATCGCGCCAGGATAACGCATCCGTTGTTTGCGGTCCTTTTCGGTGGTGTGGCGCTCGCGCTGCTCTATTGCGTGCCCGTGCTTGGCATTGTGATGTGGAAGTTCAGCAGTTTCCTCGGCGCGGGCATGGTGGTTTATGCCGCGCTTCTGGCGCTTCGCCGCCGCCGCGACGAACGCGATGCGGCGCGCGTCGAAATGGCGGCCGCGGCCGCGGCGAATCCCGCGCAGTCCGGCGAGCCTCCCGTCATCACCGGAACGGAGATTGTCACGTCCCAAACCGCCGCGTCGTTCGCGACACGCGCGGGCTTCTGGGTGCGCGCGGGGGCGCTGTTGATCGATTTTGTGTTGATCGCGATTGTGGCGAATGTGTGCCACATGGGCGTGCTGATGCTGCCGTTGTTCGCGGTGTATTGCGTCGTGATGTGGGCGTTGCGGGGAACGACGATCGGCGGCATCATTTGCGGCCTGAAAGTTGTGCGCCTGGACGGACGGCGGGTTGACTGGGTCACTGCGATTGTTCGCGCGCTGGGCGGCTTCATATCCGTGGCGCCGGCGGGGCTTGGTTTCATCTGGGCGGCGTTCGACGACGAGCGCCAGGCTTGGCACGACAAAATCGCCGGCACCGTGGTCGTTTACGCGCCCAAGGGGCAGTCACTCGTTTGA
- a CDS encoding DEAD/DEAH box helicase, with translation MSNLRFSELGLSAEILKAVDKMGFEEASPIQTAAIPPIMAGEDIVGLSSTGSGKTAAFAIPMVEKIDPKMRKVQILVLCPTRELAVQVAEEVAKISLFKRGVHAVPIFGGQSYDRQFRALESGVQIVIGTPGRVIDHIERGTLRLDELKMLVLDEADRMLDMGFREDIERVLTQVPTEHQTLFFSATMPRQIEELIRKYSRNPKRIKIEAVAQNAPQVDQVYFEVERRSKIEVLTRIIDINDFRYGIVFCSTKVMVDELDEHLHARGYATERLHGDISQAQRTRVMDKFRRRGFEFLIATDVAARGLDVDDLEVVFNFDLPNDAEDYTHRIGRTGRAGKSGKAFTFVSGRELYSLQNMIRYGKLKIRREKIPSLDLVEEARENQFFEKLRSTLDAAEYRKQDRLIDRLLEQGYASTDIIAAVIHMTIGGEGDKKTAPPAQIDLPPEKADWKKKPFADKPKKQGKPDNAGRQNKSAFKTAKQKYDRPARTGREAGFVTLFFNVGRKQLVTPADIVGKVAGVTRLPADVVGAIDIHQRHTFADVREEHAELIIEKVNGIRIRGESACVALADPEQME, from the coding sequence ATGAGCAATCTCCGTTTTTCCGAACTCGGCTTGTCCGCCGAAATATTGAAGGCCGTTGACAAGATGGGTTTCGAGGAGGCGTCGCCAATCCAGACCGCCGCGATTCCGCCGATCATGGCGGGCGAGGATATTGTCGGGCTTTCGTCAACCGGCTCGGGAAAAACGGCGGCGTTCGCAATTCCGATGGTCGAGAAGATCGATCCGAAAATGCGCAAGGTGCAAATCCTCGTGCTTTGCCCGACGCGCGAGCTGGCGGTGCAAGTGGCGGAGGAGGTTGCGAAAATCTCGCTTTTCAAACGCGGCGTGCACGCGGTGCCGATTTTCGGCGGACAATCGTATGACCGGCAATTTCGCGCGCTGGAAAGCGGCGTGCAAATCGTGATCGGCACGCCGGGGCGCGTGATCGACCACATCGAGCGCGGCACGCTGCGGCTCGACGAGCTCAAGATGCTCGTGCTCGACGAGGCCGACCGAATGCTCGACATGGGGTTCCGCGAGGACATCGAGCGCGTGCTCACGCAGGTGCCGACGGAGCACCAAACGTTGTTTTTCTCGGCGACGATGCCCCGGCAAATCGAGGAGTTGATCCGCAAATACAGCCGCAATCCGAAGCGCATCAAAATCGAGGCGGTCGCGCAAAACGCGCCCCAGGTTGACCAGGTTTATTTCGAGGTGGAGCGGCGCTCGAAGATCGAGGTGCTCACGCGCATCATCGACATAAACGATTTCCGCTACGGCATTGTTTTTTGCAGCACGAAAGTGATGGTTGACGAGCTCGACGAGCACTTGCACGCGCGCGGCTACGCGACCGAGCGGCTGCACGGCGACATTTCGCAGGCGCAGCGCACGCGCGTGATGGACAAGTTTCGCCGGCGCGGATTTGAGTTCCTGATCGCGACCGATGTGGCGGCGCGCGGGCTCGACGTGGACGACCTCGAGGTCGTGTTTAACTTCGACCTGCCGAACGACGCCGAGGATTACACGCACCGCATCGGGCGCACGGGCCGCGCGGGCAAGTCGGGCAAGGCATTCACGTTTGTTTCGGGACGCGAGCTCTACTCGCTGCAAAACATGATTCGTTACGGAAAGTTGAAAATTCGCCGCGAAAAAATACCGTCGCTCGACCTCGTGGAGGAAGCGCGTGAAAACCAGTTTTTCGAAAAGCTACGCAGCACCCTCGACGCCGCGGAATATCGCAAGCAGGATCGCCTGATCGACCGCCTGCTCGAGCAGGGTTATGCGAGCACGGACATCATCGCGGCGGTGATTCACATGACGATTGGCGGCGAGGGTGATAAGAAAACCGCGCCCCCGGCGCAGATTGATCTGCCGCCGGAAAAGGCCGACTGGAAAAAGAAACCTTTTGCGGACAAGCCGAAGAAACAGGGCAAGCCAGACAACGCGGGCAGACAGAACAAGTCGGCGTTCAAGACTGCTAAACAGAAATACGACCGTCCGGCGCGCACGGGACGCGAGGCGGGCTTCGTAACTTTGTTTTTCAACGTGGGACGCAAGCAGCTTGTCACGCCGGCGGACATTGTGGGCAAGGTCGCCGGGGTCACACGGCTGCCGGCGGATGTAGTGGGCGCAATCGACATTCATCAGCGGCACACGTTTGCCGACGTGCGCGAGGAACACGCGGAATTGATCATTGAAAAGGTGAACGGCATCCGCATCCGCGGTGAATCAGCTTGCGTGGCACTTGCCGACCCGGAGCAAATGGAGTGA
- the ribB gene encoding 3,4-dihydroxy-2-butanone-4-phosphate synthase — protein sequence MSANSSASVEFDSVESAIQDIADGKMVIVTDDEGRENEGDLTIAAEKATPEHINMMIRHARGLICTPMTEPHLKRLGISPMVQQNRESHKTAFTVSVDAAEGITTGISAFDRARTIKLLGDPNTGADELVQPGHIFPLAARSGGVLERAGHTEAAVDLAALAGLTPAAAICEIINEDGSMARMPDLVEYKKKFGLKLISISSLIEYRHKREQLIEEVCAKPFSSEFGEFTLHVFRNKLDHRQHLAFVMGKPGPGAALVRVQSENLLSDVFRARGMNGYHALTVSLAAVAREGAGVVLYMEPADHGAGNVRRLGLTPGEMPAPMGFRDYGIGAQILSALGLQKIRLLTNNPRKVVGLAGYNLEIVEQVSL from the coding sequence ATGTCCGCCAATTCTTCCGCTTCTGTTGAATTTGATTCCGTCGAGTCCGCCATTCAGGACATTGCCGATGGAAAGATGGTCATTGTCACCGATGACGAGGGCCGTGAAAACGAGGGCGATCTCACCATCGCCGCTGAAAAGGCGACGCCCGAGCATATCAACATGATGATCCGCCACGCGCGCGGACTCATTTGCACGCCGATGACGGAGCCGCACCTCAAGCGCCTCGGCATCAGCCCGATGGTGCAGCAAAACCGCGAGTCGCACAAAACCGCGTTCACCGTTTCGGTCGATGCCGCCGAGGGCATCACCACGGGCATCAGCGCGTTTGACCGCGCGCGCACGATCAAACTCCTCGGCGACCCGAACACGGGGGCCGACGAACTCGTGCAGCCCGGGCACATCTTTCCGCTCGCGGCGCGCTCGGGCGGCGTGCTCGAAAGGGCGGGGCACACCGAGGCGGCGGTCGATCTTGCCGCGCTTGCCGGGCTGACTCCCGCGGCGGCGATTTGCGAGATCATAAACGAGGACGGCTCCATGGCGCGCATGCCCGACCTTGTTGAATACAAAAAGAAGTTCGGCCTGAAACTCATCTCCATTTCGTCGCTCATCGAATACCGGCACAAGCGCGAGCAGCTCATTGAGGAGGTGTGCGCGAAGCCTTTTTCGTCGGAGTTTGGCGAGTTCACGCTGCATGTTTTCCGCAACAAGCTCGACCATCGCCAGCATCTCGCGTTCGTGATGGGCAAACCCGGCCCGGGAGCCGCGCTTGTGCGCGTGCAAAGCGAAAACTTGCTCAGCGATGTGTTTCGCGCGCGCGGCATGAACGGATATCACGCGCTCACCGTTTCGCTCGCGGCGGTTGCGCGCGAGGGCGCGGGGGTGGTCCTCTATATGGAGCCTGCCGATCACGGGGCGGGCAACGTCCGCCGCCTTGGCTTGACGCCGGGCGAGATGCCGGCGCCGATGGGATTCCGCGACTATGGAATCGGCGCGCAAATCCTCTCTGCGCTCGGTTTGCAAAAAATCCGCCTGCTCACAAACAACCCGCGCAAAGTCGTCGGACTCGCGGGATATAATCTCGAAATTGTCGAGCAGGTGTCGCTTTAA
- the ispG gene encoding (E)-4-hydroxy-3-methylbut-2-enyl-diphosphate synthase: MSYCVSRFQTIRRRTVEVRAGVVGMGGENPIRIQSMTTSDTQDVAATVRQCVALAGAGCEIIRVTAPNVPAAKCLRDIRAQFSAAGFADIPLVADIHFLPAAAMEAIEHVEKVRVNPGNYADKKKFAVKDYTDADYNQELQRIHDAFTPLVLRAKTLGRSLRIGTNHGSLSDRIMNRYGDTPLGMVESALEFLRIARGHSFDQIVLSMKASNPKVMIQAYRLLVERMQQEDMHYPLHLGVTEAGDGEDGRIKGAIGIGSLLQDGLGDTIRVSLTEDSIHEIPVARALAAKAISLWQNPKSNPIGCASDSIDPFHFARRDIVPLALAPAAEISVEQPPRVIARAASVSALSEVIEKLATLADTPAEAVLVPVANVAELRALPPTGKTLVLEIPAAVSADELEANLSAPHIILRTFTAQDTAALRAFAEVATKRNLALAIATTAADFAALAPALAALTPAPRIILTLAEEPRAVAPAHPTSGYRQLAEALRTLAPSPFARAPIWIRNTAATALASSGNPGSPDFLSRLLDASILTGSLLCDGIGDIVSVETENDPVRATTLAYNILQGAGARISKTEFVACPSCGRTLFDLQTTTQRIREKTGHLKGVKLAIMGCIVNGPGEMADADFGYVGGAPGKINLYVGKTCVQYNIPQAEADNRLIDLIKQHGKWTDPA, translated from the coding sequence ATGTCCTATTGCGTGTCACGATTTCAGACCATCCGCCGCCGCACCGTCGAGGTGCGGGCCGGCGTCGTCGGCATGGGCGGGGAAAATCCCATCCGCATCCAGTCCATGACGACGAGCGACACGCAGGACGTCGCCGCCACCGTGCGCCAGTGCGTCGCGCTTGCCGGGGCCGGTTGTGAAATCATCCGCGTCACCGCGCCCAACGTCCCCGCGGCAAAATGCCTTCGCGATATCCGCGCCCAGTTTTCCGCCGCCGGTTTTGCGGACATCCCGCTTGTCGCCGACATCCACTTCCTGCCCGCCGCCGCGATGGAGGCCATCGAGCATGTCGAAAAAGTTCGCGTAAACCCCGGCAACTACGCCGACAAAAAAAAGTTCGCCGTCAAGGATTACACCGACGCCGACTACAATCAGGAACTCCAGCGCATCCACGACGCATTCACGCCGCTTGTGCTCCGCGCAAAAACACTCGGACGCTCGCTTCGCATCGGCACCAATCACGGCTCGCTCTCCGACCGCATCATGAACCGCTACGGCGACACGCCGCTCGGCATGGTCGAAAGCGCGCTCGAATTTCTCCGCATCGCCCGCGGGCACTCGTTCGACCAAATCGTGCTCTCGATGAAAGCCTCGAATCCCAAGGTCATGATTCAGGCCTACCGCCTCCTCGTCGAGCGCATGCAGCAGGAGGACATGCACTACCCGCTGCACCTTGGTGTGACCGAGGCTGGCGACGGCGAGGATGGACGCATCAAGGGCGCCATCGGCATCGGCAGCCTCCTTCAAGACGGACTCGGAGACACCATCCGCGTTTCCCTCACGGAAGACAGCATCCACGAAATCCCGGTCGCCCGAGCCCTTGCCGCCAAGGCAATATCCCTCTGGCAAAACCCGAAGAGCAACCCAATAGGCTGCGCCTCGGATTCCATCGATCCGTTCCATTTCGCGCGGCGTGATATTGTGCCGCTCGCACTTGCGCCCGCAGCTGAAATCTCCGTCGAGCAACCGCCTCGCGTCATTGCGCGTGCCGCCTCCGTTTCGGCGCTGTCCGAGGTCATTGAAAAACTCGCAACGCTTGCGGACACGCCCGCCGAAGCCGTGCTTGTGCCTGTCGCGAACGTCGCCGAGCTCCGCGCGCTGCCCCCGACCGGCAAGACGCTCGTTCTCGAAATCCCCGCCGCGGTTTCCGCCGACGAGCTTGAGGCAAATCTTTCCGCTCCGCACATCATCCTGCGCACATTCACCGCTCAAGATACCGCGGCTCTCCGCGCTTTTGCCGAGGTTGCCACGAAACGAAACCTCGCTCTCGCCATTGCCACCACCGCGGCTGATTTTGCCGCGCTTGCCCCGGCGCTCGCCGCGCTCACGCCCGCCCCGCGCATTATCCTCACCCTCGCGGAGGAACCGCGCGCCGTCGCGCCCGCGCATCCAACTTCTGGATACAGGCAGCTCGCCGAGGCGCTCCGGACTCTCGCGCCGTCCCCGTTTGCCCGCGCGCCCATCTGGATACGCAACACCGCCGCCACCGCGCTTGCCTCCTCCGGCAATCCCGGCTCCCCCGATTTTCTCTCCCGCCTTCTCGATGCCTCCATTCTCACCGGATCGCTTCTTTGCGACGGCATCGGTGACATCGTCAGCGTCGAAACGGAAAACGATCCCGTGCGCGCCACCACGCTTGCCTACAACATCCTTCAGGGCGCGGGCGCGCGCATTTCGAAAACCGAATTCGTCGCCTGCCCCTCATGCGGACGCACGCTCTTCGACCTGCAAACCACCACGCAGCGCATCCGCGAAAAAACCGGACACCTCAAGGGGGTGAAACTCGCCATCATGGGCTGCATCGTCAACGGCCCGGGCGAAATGGCCGACGCCGATTTCGGCTACGTCGGCGGCGCGCCCGGAAAAATCAACCTCTACGTCGGCAAAACCTGCGTCCAATACAACATCCCCCAAGCCGAGGCCGACAATCGCCTCATCGACCTCATCAAGCAGCACGGCAAGTGGACTGACCCGGCGTGA
- the dnaA gene encoding chromosomal replication initiator protein DnaA — MWEAVKNDFKTLFSEEVYHMWFNHLVCLEQTEDTITLGTLTDFAAGCIHTYYLDLIKQRLQLATGRDYNVIVKKNPDASAAQAAQPAPAAPQVETSRIPARRIVRAADEPARVNTTLDPRNTFDTYVVGSSNQMAHAAAMAVAQAPAQAYNPLFVSGSTGLGKTHLMHAIGHAVLTSNPHAKVVYLTTEKFTNEYVQAIKENALAQFRRRYRSVDVLLLDDIQFLSGKEGIQEEFYHTFNDLHTAGKQVVLASDRRASEIKDLEARLVSRFEWGLPTDIQAPNYETRLAILRSKAALFKYDLPGDVLEFIAKNVAKNIRTLIGALIKVASTAFLLKTGPIDVTLAEKLLQPILIEQAQSQLTIEAIQKRVSDHYELRPGDMVSKRRPANIAFPRQIAMYLARQLTKHSLQEIGAAFGGRDHGTVIHACKTVENMMEQDSSAQRSVEFLRAQLSR; from the coding sequence ATTTGGGAAGCCGTAAAAAACGACTTCAAGACCCTCTTTTCCGAGGAGGTCTACCACATGTGGTTCAATCACCTCGTGTGCCTTGAGCAAACCGAGGACACGATCACCCTGGGCACGCTTACGGATTTTGCGGCCGGCTGCATTCACACATACTATCTCGACCTCATCAAACAACGCCTGCAACTCGCCACGGGGCGTGATTACAACGTGATCGTGAAGAAAAACCCCGACGCAAGCGCCGCGCAGGCGGCGCAGCCCGCTCCCGCAGCGCCGCAGGTCGAGACATCCCGCATCCCCGCGCGCCGCATTGTTCGCGCCGCCGATGAGCCCGCCCGCGTCAACACCACGCTCGACCCCCGCAATACTTTCGACACATACGTCGTTGGTTCCAGCAACCAAATGGCGCACGCTGCCGCGATGGCCGTCGCGCAGGCTCCCGCGCAGGCTTACAACCCGCTTTTCGTTTCAGGCAGCACCGGCCTTGGCAAAACGCACCTCATGCACGCCATCGGCCACGCCGTGCTCACGAGCAACCCTCACGCCAAGGTCGTTTACCTGACCACGGAAAAGTTCACCAACGAATACGTGCAGGCTATCAAGGAAAACGCCCTTGCACAGTTCCGCCGCCGCTACCGCAGCGTCGACGTGCTCCTCCTCGACGACATCCAGTTCCTCAGCGGCAAGGAGGGCATTCAGGAGGAGTTTTACCACACCTTCAACGACCTCCACACCGCCGGAAAACAAGTTGTCCTCGCCAGCGATCGCCGCGCCTCCGAAATCAAGGATCTCGAAGCCCGCCTTGTCTCGCGCTTCGAATGGGGACTGCCCACCGATATTCAGGCGCCGAATTATGAGACACGCCTCGCCATCCTCCGCAGCAAGGCGGCCCTCTTCAAATACGACCTCCCCGGCGACGTGCTCGAGTTCATCGCCAAGAACGTCGCCAAAAATATCCGCACCCTCATAGGCGCGCTCATCAAGGTCGCCTCCACCGCCTTCCTGCTCAAGACCGGCCCGATCGACGTCACCCTCGCCGAAAAACTCCTCCAGCCCATCCTCATCGAGCAGGCGCAAAGCCAGCTCACCATCGAGGCGATCCAAAAGCGTGTTTCCGACCACTACGAACTGCGCCCCGGCGACATGGTCAGCAAACGCCGCCCCGCGAACATCGCCTTCCCCCGCCAGATCGCCATGTATCTCGCCCGCCAGCTCACCAAGCACTCGCTTCAGGAAATCGGCGCGGCCTTCGGCGGACGCGACCACGGCACCGTCATCCACGCCTGCAAAACCGTCGAAAACATGATGGAGCAGGACTCCTCCGCGCAACGCTCGGTCGAATTCCTTCGCGCCCAGCTCTCGCGCTAA
- a CDS encoding RNA polymerase sigma factor, with amino-acid sequence MRKHQNMVFTTAARLTANDAQAEDIAQEVFIKAYDHFDALRDEPAAPGWLRTVATNLSLNHLQRYRKRWRFFSEFRRADDDDSSENTPEVEWAAPETFFDDIDRADRRAWIENALAKLPEHQRVPLVLFHYEDMPYDEIAKTLRVSLSKVKIDILRARAALARTLTQNPANPVSK; translated from the coding sequence ATGCGCAAACACCAGAACATGGTTTTTACCACTGCCGCGCGCCTGACCGCCAACGACGCGCAGGCCGAGGACATCGCCCAGGAGGTTTTTATCAAGGCTTACGATCATTTCGACGCGCTCCGCGACGAACCCGCCGCGCCCGGCTGGCTGCGCACCGTCGCCACGAATCTTTCGCTCAATCACCTGCAACGCTATCGTAAGCGCTGGCGGTTTTTCTCGGAGTTCCGACGCGCCGACGACGATGACTCGTCCGAAAACACGCCCGAGGTCGAGTGGGCCGCGCCCGAAACGTTTTTTGACGACATCGACCGCGCCGACCGGCGCGCCTGGATCGAAAACGCGCTCGCCAAACTTCCCGAGCACCAGCGCGTGCCGCTCGTGCTCTTCCACTACGAGGACATGCCCTACGACGAAATTGCGAAAACCCTGCGCGTTTCGCTCTCGAAGGTGAAGATCGACATCCTGCGCGCGCGCGCCGCGCTTGCGCGCACGCTCACGCAAAACCCCGCAAACCCGGTTTCAAAATGA